Proteins encoded within one genomic window of Drosophila willistoni isolate 14030-0811.24 unplaced genomic scaffold, UCI_dwil_1.1 Seg570, whole genome shotgun sequence:
- the LOC124461629 gene encoding uncharacterized protein LOC124461629 — protein sequence MTHCDRYFEKINNRHPSIVQDLIEVFRSEGSTSPQRSINLLQIRLAYLDITGEDFPVKGGTRVQMSFILTVPYVCCFSNAAGTLRFYLMVEPKQ from the coding sequence atgacCCATTGTGACAGgtactttgaaaaaataaacaacaggCACCCTAGCATAGTCCAAGACTTAATTGAGGTTTTTAGAAGCGAGGGTAGTACCTCACCTCAACGCTCCATAAACTTATTACAAATTAGGTTAGCTTACCTTGATATAACGGGCGAAGATTTCCCAGTCAAAGGAGGCACTagggtacagatgagtttcatTCTCACGGTACCATATGTATGCTGTTTTTCAAACGCAGCAGGCACACTGCGTTTCTACCTAATGGTGGAACCAAAGCAGTAA